The Candidatus Eremiobacterota bacterium DNA segment TCGCGCCGTAGCGCAGCGAGCGCCGGATGAAGATGACGATCTCGGCCGCGACGATGGCGTCGACGTGGCCGACCTTCGACAGGTCGACGACCAGCGGCCGGCCCTTGGCGACCTTCGCCGCTTCGAGCGCCGCATGCACTTCGGGGTACCGCTCCACCGCCAGGTCGCCGGCAAACGCCACCACCGCCGGGTCCGTCACGACCACACCGCCGAGCACCGCATGCCTACAGAATACTCGCCGAACGCTCGCCCGGCAATCGTCACCGTTCGGTCATTCCCTGATTCATTTTCACAGGAACGGGCACGTACGAGGACCGTGGACGATTCCCGGTACTGGTCGTACGTCGGGGCTCGGGCCGAGGAGACGTCGGGCGTTCGCCGCGAGGTGCGCACCTTCTTGGAGACCGAGGCCGACGCCAAGCGCTCGGACCTCGACGCCGCCGAGCTTGTCGTCGGCGAGCTGGTCGCGAACGCGGTCCGCCACGGCGCGCCGCCGTTCGGCGTCTGCATCGACTGGCACGACGACCCGCCGATCCTGTGCGTCGTCGACCGCGGCCCAGGGATGCGCCCGCTCTACCCGGCGCCCGACCCGGAGTCCGAGCGCGGCCGCGGCCTGCTGCTCGTGCGCGCGCTCGCCGGCGACGTCGTCGTCGACGCGGCCGACGGCGAGCGCAACGGAACGCGCGTCGTCGTGGCGCTGCCGGTCCACCGCCGCGAGCGGCCGCGCGCGGCCTAGTGGGTTCACCGTTGGTGAACCCTCGCGTTCGGGCTTCGCCCGATCCGCCAGCGGTTTAGCGATGCGGGCGGATGCGGTAGATCGCGCCGCCCAGATCTTCGCTGATGAAGAGCGACCCGTCCGTGCCGACCGCGACGCCGGTCGGGCGGCAGACGCGCGAGCCGTCCGCGCTCTGGCAGCCACCGAGGAACTCGGTCCACTGCGCGCCGGGATTCGACCAGTCGACGCTCTTCGCAGGCTCGCCGTTCTTGAACGGCAGGAACGCGACGCGCGGCGGGACCGGCGGCTGGTGCCACGAGCCGTGCAGCGCGACGAATGCGCCGCCGCGGTAGCTGGCCGGAAAGGCGTGCGCGCCGGTCGCGCCCAGCGGGTAGAACGCCGCGCCGATCGGCGTGTCGTACGCCGGAAAGACTGCTTTCGGAACGACGACGTTCGCACAGCTCGCATTGCCGATCGGCTTGCGGTCGTCGTAGCAGGTGAGCCAGCCGTAGTCCGGCGTCCCCGCGTGCGCGCTCACGTCGTCGAAGATCTCGTA contains these protein-coding regions:
- a CDS encoding ATP-binding protein; this translates as MDDSRYWSYVGARAEETSGVRREVRTFLETEADAKRSDLDAAELVVGELVANAVRHGAPPFGVCIDWHDDPPILCVVDRGPGMRPLYPAPDPESERGRGLLLVRALAGDVVVDAADGERNGTRVVVALPVHRRERPRAA
- a CDS encoding anti-sigma factor antagonist, which produces MVVTDPAVVAFAGDLAVERYPEVHAALEAAKVAKGRPLVVDLSKVGHVDAIVAAEIVIFIRRSLRYGATVAIVPPAPPNEWLTHAGSIREAHFRESAAEALEFVAG